Proteins encoded in a region of the Abyssisolibacter fermentans genome:
- a CDS encoding PadR family transcriptional regulator, giving the protein MHGLTKKLKKSIVDIYILFLLNKNDLVSSNLFEAIKKRTQSFLYLNQGIIYSQLYQLESLELVKSIWKSDISQNKIPQKYYSITLKGTQFLDNQIKELSIIFTSINELINNKNK; this is encoded by the coding sequence ATGCACGGTCTAACAAAAAAATTAAAAAAATCTATTGTAGATATCTACATATTATTTTTATTAAATAAAAATGATTTAGTTAGTAGCAATCTTTTTGAAGCAATAAAAAAAAGAACTCAGTCTTTTCTTTATTTAAATCAAGGTATAATCTATTCACAACTATATCAACTAGAGTCATTAGAACTTGTAAAAAGTATCTGGAAGTCAGATATTTCTCAAAATAAAATACCACAAAAATATTATTCAATCACCTTAAAAGGAACACAGTTTTTAGATAATCAAATTAAAGAATTAAGTATCATTTTTACTTCTATTAATGAATTAATAAATAATAAAAATAAGTAA
- a CDS encoding AAA family ATPase translates to MKNDNVNALIKNVSKVIAGKKETISNIIICLLCEGHILIEDVPGVGKTTLVKALAKSLNTGFKRIQFTPDLLPSDIIGVSIYDKKLDNFRFVKGPIFGSVILADEINRTSPKTQASLLECMQERKITVEGKIYELPEPFMILATQNPIEYEGTFPLPEAQLDRFIMKISIGYPDKYSERTILERFKYNDPLLELSSVIDKEDIKAMQEDVKKVHVNSELYDYIVDIVTKTRNDANIRLGVSPRGSLALLRAAQARAYINNRNYVLPDDVKQLANPIFNHRIILTHEAKIRGITKEACIKSIINTVKIPVVNQK, encoded by the coding sequence ATGAAAAATGATAATGTTAATGCTTTAATAAAAAATGTTAGTAAAGTGATAGCAGGTAAAAAAGAAACAATCTCAAATATTATTATATGTCTTTTATGCGAAGGACATATTTTAATAGAAGATGTACCAGGTGTTGGGAAAACTACATTAGTAAAAGCACTTGCAAAATCATTAAATACTGGTTTTAAAAGGATACAATTCACACCAGATTTACTACCCTCAGATATAATAGGCGTGTCTATTTATGATAAAAAACTAGATAATTTTAGATTTGTAAAGGGACCAATTTTTGGTTCGGTAATATTAGCAGATGAAATTAATAGAACGTCGCCAAAGACTCAAGCAAGTCTTCTTGAATGTATGCAAGAAAGAAAAATAACTGTTGAAGGTAAAATTTATGAGTTACCAGAGCCTTTTATGATATTAGCAACGCAAAACCCTATAGAATATGAAGGAACATTTCCTCTTCCAGAGGCTCAATTAGATAGATTTATCATGAAAATATCTATTGGGTATCCAGATAAATATAGTGAAAGAACCATACTTGAAAGATTCAAATATAATGATCCTTTATTAGAATTATCAAGTGTAATAGATAAAGAAGATATAAAAGCTATGCAAGAAGATGTTAAAAAAGTGCATGTTAACAGTGAATTATATGATTATATAGTAGATATAGTAACAAAGACAAGAAATGATGCTAACATCAGATTAGGAGTAAGTCCAAGAGGAAGCTTAGCACTTCTTAGAGCTGCTCAAGCAAGGGCATATATCAATAATAGAAATTATGTGCTGCCTGATGATGTAAAACAACTTGCTAATCCAATATTTAATCATAGAATAATACTTACTCATGAAGCTAAGATTAGAGGGATTACAAAAGAAGCTTGTATTAAGTCTATAATTAATACTGTCAAAATACCAGTGGTGAATCAAAAATGA
- a CDS encoding DUF58 domain-containing protein, which translates to MIKKSLYYIVLIMSFLIALLVGGKFSYTMFFLTLAIYIYVLLSMRNIKKNLVVSFWLDKTCVNKEDNIKIEYKIYNASVFPIPFMEIIDSLPKRLSKTASKKEIYQSNPFETVSVEREIVCEHRGQYDLSEIKVIIGDVFGLTRHKITLTDSAYLKVLPKLYPLKEYNIQTNESFGKVMAVKKYYDDYANFKQLREYRIGDSLKMINWKASAKNDELYVKCFDSSAQVKIHVYLDFQISKYMTDYDNAIEEKIVECTASLSHHMLVQGYETKLTTYTDKRVRVSGRNINSIMAFLEVLSLIRPTKDISISEIITNEQDLDYDGNVLIIVTNNIDESLKDAIIALKAKGYCVALVLVGNFVKDKNNVHQLDVLSRLNIKYNLVDINDNISGVLR; encoded by the coding sequence ATGATTAAAAAAAGCCTTTATTATATAGTATTAATAATGAGTTTTCTTATAGCATTATTAGTTGGTGGGAAATTTTCGTATACAATGTTTTTTCTGACTTTAGCTATATATATATATGTTTTATTATCAATGCGAAATATAAAAAAAAATCTAGTAGTGAGTTTTTGGCTGGATAAAACTTGTGTTAATAAAGAAGATAACATAAAAATAGAGTATAAGATATACAATGCATCAGTATTTCCAATTCCGTTCATGGAAATAATAGACAGCTTACCTAAAAGACTATCTAAAACAGCTAGTAAAAAAGAAATATATCAATCAAATCCTTTTGAAACAGTTTCAGTAGAAAGAGAGATAGTTTGTGAACATAGAGGTCAATACGATTTAAGTGAAATAAAAGTAATAATAGGTGATGTATTTGGATTAACTAGACATAAAATAACGTTGACAGATTCAGCATATTTAAAGGTTTTACCTAAACTTTATCCATTAAAAGAATATAATATACAAACTAATGAATCCTTTGGAAAAGTAATGGCAGTTAAAAAATACTATGATGATTATGCTAATTTCAAACAACTAAGAGAGTATAGAATAGGTGATAGCCTTAAGATGATTAATTGGAAAGCAAGTGCTAAAAATGATGAGTTATATGTGAAATGCTTTGATTCATCAGCACAAGTTAAAATTCATGTTTACTTAGATTTTCAAATTAGCAAGTACATGACAGACTATGATAACGCTATTGAAGAAAAAATAGTTGAATGTACAGCAAGCTTAAGTCATCATATGCTAGTACAGGGATACGAGACCAAGCTCACAACATATACAGATAAAAGAGTGAGAGTATCGGGCAGGAATATAAACTCTATAATGGCTTTTCTAGAAGTTTTATCACTTATAAGACCAACTAAAGATATAAGTATATCTGAGATTATAACTAATGAACAGGATTTAGATTATGATGGAAATGTATTAATTATAGTAACCAATAATATAGATGAAAGCTTAAAAGATGCAATAATAGCTTTAAAAGCAAAAGGTTATTGTGTAGCATTAGTGTTGGTAGGAAATTTTGTGAAAGATAAAAATAATGTCCATCAGTTAGATGTACTATCAAGGCTTAATATTAAGTACAATTTAGTAGATATTAACGACAATATATCTGGAGTTTTGAGGTGA
- a CDS encoding transglutaminase-like domain-containing protein — MKNKIFALINIAMSYLFLFYIMNMLQWQLTKINVLIILSLPIIITLFIYKLKHKKKYVAITTFLLLVAFVVFAVYFNKEYLHFKYVLYDFFTWSIRYIEGYTIIHQSYSYILLSLICMLITCISYLIFIKNNIIIIKILIGTGIFIISWFNYMDNALTYYTIFCFLVLIMMGNNSYEKYYKQWKTDGKDLICFSESKWVIYTLITSFLIAFFVFLIPKDVSPITWKWLDKNIQDKFPQLTYWRNEQKKSINYGSEIGFDLSSTGFQNDRIRLGGPVLPSSKLVLKVRGENKEYLRGRVSNIYTGFYWKSTKKLFQNQVGGCNLNLIKDNTVKGDINILEIEHVDMASSTLFSPLLCTKIKIKDNYYANTDFEMMSGRMILDKERYKAYYVKPSSKEYSQNFKKIKEEERKLYVQLPEILPQRVKDLTDKIVKDSSSDYEKLKEIEKYLRNNFEYSLDAEYNPYNRDFVDYFLFDLKKGYCTYFATAMTVMARCCNIPSRYVEGFRMSNDKVKGVYNVYNSNAHAWVEAYVEDRGWITFEPTPAFSIVSVETKQSKSEIREYDGTKLHNNKRRYINEEDLCLDIATLNNNEKVTYNEQDHKTYNNIKTIMLIIGILIIILLSILAIIIYRNIIIIRKKIYVIDNNDNRKAIFYIDMILEFMKKDGIERRPSETFLEYSKKNRNKLNFINLDFKILANIYNKAVYSQDNVRKEEAEYVKNYYNKYQEYIKEKIGRYKFQYYKLTIEKRILL, encoded by the coding sequence ATGAAAAATAAAATATTTGCATTGATAAATATTGCTATGAGTTATTTGTTTTTATTTTATATTATGAATATGTTGCAATGGCAGCTAACTAAAATTAATGTTTTAATAATATTGAGTTTACCAATAATAATAACTCTTTTTATATATAAACTTAAACATAAAAAGAAATATGTTGCTATAACAACTTTTTTACTACTAGTAGCATTTGTAGTTTTTGCAGTTTATTTTAATAAGGAATACTTGCATTTCAAATATGTGTTGTATGATTTTTTTACTTGGTCTATAAGATATATAGAGGGCTACACCATTATCCATCAAAGTTATAGCTATATTTTATTATCTTTAATCTGTATGTTAATTACATGTATATCATATTTAATTTTTATTAAAAACAATATAATTATTATAAAAATACTAATTGGGACTGGTATATTTATTATTAGTTGGTTTAACTACATGGATAATGCATTAACCTATTATACAATCTTTTGTTTCTTAGTCTTGATAATGATGGGGAATAATTCATACGAAAAATATTATAAACAGTGGAAAACAGATGGTAAAGATTTAATTTGCTTTAGTGAAAGCAAATGGGTAATATACACATTAATTACATCTTTTCTTATTGCATTTTTTGTTTTTCTTATTCCTAAAGATGTTTCTCCTATAACATGGAAATGGCTTGATAAAAATATACAGGACAAATTTCCTCAATTAACTTATTGGAGAAATGAACAAAAAAAATCGATTAATTATGGCTCTGAAATAGGCTTTGATTTATCGTCGACTGGCTTTCAAAATGATAGAATTAGATTGGGAGGACCAGTTTTGCCTTCTAGCAAATTAGTTTTAAAAGTTAGAGGTGAAAACAAAGAATATCTTAGAGGAAGAGTATCTAATATATATACAGGTTTTTATTGGAAAAGCACTAAAAAGCTTTTTCAAAATCAGGTCGGGGGATGTAACTTAAATCTCATCAAAGATAATACTGTAAAAGGAGATATTAACATCTTAGAAATTGAGCATGTAGATATGGCATCATCAACATTATTTAGTCCACTATTATGTACAAAAATAAAAATTAAAGATAATTATTATGCTAATACTGATTTTGAAATGATGAGTGGTAGAATGATTTTGGATAAAGAAAGATACAAAGCATATTATGTAAAACCTTCATCAAAGGAATATAGCCAAAATTTCAAAAAAATTAAAGAAGAAGAAAGAAAACTATATGTACAATTACCTGAAATTTTGCCACAGAGAGTTAAGGATTTAACTGATAAAATAGTTAAGGATAGTAGTAGTGATTATGAAAAATTAAAAGAAATAGAAAAATATTTAAGAAACAATTTTGAATATTCATTAGATGCTGAATATAATCCATATAATAGAGATTTTGTAGATTACTTTTTGTTTGACTTAAAAAAAGGTTATTGCACTTATTTTGCAACGGCTATGACAGTTATGGCAAGATGCTGTAATATACCAAGTAGATATGTAGAAGGTTTTAGAATGTCAAATGATAAAGTAAAAGGTGTCTATAATGTATATAATAGTAATGCACATGCATGGGTAGAAGCATATGTTGAAGATAGAGGTTGGATAACCTTTGAGCCTACGCCAGCTTTTTCAATAGTGTCTGTCGAAACTAAGCAATCTAAAAGTGAAATTAGAGAATATGATGGCACAAAGCTTCATAATAATAAGAGAAGATATATTAATGAAGAGGATTTATGCTTAGATATTGCTACTTTAAACAACAATGAGAAGGTAACTTATAATGAACAAGATCATAAAACATATAATAATATTAAAACAATTATGTTAATCATAGGGATTTTAATAATAATTTTATTAAGTATTCTTGCAATTATAATTTATAGGAATATAATAATAATTAGGAAAAAAATTTATGTTATTGACAATAATGATAATAGAAAAGCAATCTTTTATATTGATATGATACTAGAATTTATGAAGAAAGATGGAATAGAAAGACGTCCTTCTGAAACTTTTTTAGAATATTCAAAAAAGAATAGAAATAAATTAAATTTTATCAACCTTGATTTTAAAATATTGGCCAACATTTACAATAAAGCTGTTTATAGTCAGGACAATGTACGTAAAGAAGAAGCTGAATATGTAAAAAATTATTACAATAAATACCAAGAGTATATAAAAGAAAAGATAGGAAGATATAAATTTCAATATTATAAGTTAACAATAGAGAAAAGAATATTATTATAA
- a CDS encoding Cof-type HAD-IIB family hydrolase, translating into MNYKLIAVDMDGTLLNSDNVVSDKNKNMLKVATEKGIQVVISTGRIFTSAKYYAHLLGLITPIIACNGAYVCEYHKNRVIYDNDIDMYNANKIIDILEENNAFYRFYDNKNFYLKNLESMSNKYGEWKTNAEDIFKVKVVVLDDVKNYVKEHKPKIYKYVVVEEDDEKLNRIKQQIMSLKGIEVVSSWRGSFDIMNAGVSKGNALKELCKIFNINRNEVIAIGDNHNDISMIEFAGTGVAMGNGEEEVKRLANIVTDTNDNDGVAKVLKDLIG; encoded by the coding sequence ATGAATTATAAACTCATAGCTGTAGATATGGATGGAACTTTGCTAAATAGTGATAACGTAGTTTCAGATAAAAACAAAAATATGCTTAAAGTAGCTACGGAAAAAGGAATTCAAGTAGTAATATCAACAGGGAGAATCTTTACATCAGCAAAATATTATGCACATTTATTAGGTTTAATAACACCAATTATTGCATGTAATGGAGCTTATGTATGCGAATATCATAAAAACCGAGTTATTTATGATAATGATATAGACATGTATAATGCGAATAAAATTATAGATATATTAGAAGAAAATAATGCATTTTATAGATTTTATGATAATAAGAACTTTTATCTAAAAAATTTAGAAAGTATGTCAAATAAATATGGTGAATGGAAAACAAATGCTGAGGATATTTTTAAAGTAAAAGTAGTTGTATTGGATGATGTCAAGAACTATGTAAAAGAGCATAAGCCTAAAATATATAAATATGTTGTAGTAGAGGAAGATGATGAAAAACTTAATCGAATAAAACAGCAAATTATGAGTTTAAAAGGCATAGAAGTAGTTAGCTCATGGAGAGGTAGCTTTGATATTATGAATGCGGGAGTATCAAAAGGTAACGCTTTGAAGGAATTATGTAAAATATTTAATATAAATAGGAATGAAGTAATAGCAATAGGAGATAATCACAATGATATTTCCATGATTGAGTTTGCTGGTACAGGTGTAGCTATGGGTAATGGAGAAGAAGAAGTAAAAAGGCTTGCAAATATAGTTACAGATACAAATGATAATGATGGAGTAGCGAAAGTATTAAAAGATTTAATTGGATAA